In Methylocystis echinoides, one genomic interval encodes:
- a CDS encoding helix-turn-helix domain-containing protein, whose protein sequence is MLKIVIAGLDGCLGSAFIGLSDLFSLAQRRISAALPDDSPGADFCTVTAGVGGRPIQDGAGARHEVETSFEEIAVCDAIIIPSFAPGPEGEVPDMAPLAGAAAWLRRHHSRGALVGGCGSGVFLLGEAGLLDGRRCTTSWWHNEDLKKRYPRADLAWGARLIDDRRVVTAAGPMSWIDVGLYALKALCGAEAGRIAADFTLGDTTPAKGGHGGAYGPAAVSGSADAFLAEAERIVRQADADFNAQGLARALSTSERTLHRRLKLACGESPKSFIDRVRVETARTLLETSAKPVKELAASAGFIDEASFRRAFRRYAGMAPSAYRVWARAKAQDKAQIFSVRKESELIPEILTTIFDTCVNGVTLTDPDLEDAPIVYANKPFQEITGYAPNEILGRNCRFLQGEDRDQEGLQRLREAIRNRQPVEVILRNYRKSGELFYNKLNITPLFDEQGALIYFLGVQYDVTKQVTAEREIGDLRERLQAIA, encoded by the coding sequence ATGCTCAAGATCGTCATTGCGGGCCTGGACGGCTGTCTCGGCTCCGCTTTCATAGGCCTATCCGACTTGTTTTCGCTGGCCCAGCGCAGGATTAGCGCCGCTTTGCCGGACGATTCCCCGGGCGCCGATTTTTGCACGGTGACCGCCGGCGTCGGGGGCCGCCCGATTCAGGACGGCGCGGGAGCGCGTCACGAGGTGGAGACCTCTTTCGAGGAAATCGCCGTCTGCGACGCCATTATTATTCCAAGTTTCGCGCCGGGCCCGGAAGGCGAGGTACCGGACATGGCGCCCTTGGCCGGCGCGGCGGCGTGGCTTCGCCGACATCATTCCCGCGGCGCGCTGGTCGGCGGATGCGGCTCCGGCGTGTTCCTCCTCGGCGAAGCGGGCCTGCTCGACGGACGCCGTTGCACGACCAGCTGGTGGCACAATGAGGACCTCAAGAAACGCTACCCCCGCGCCGACCTGGCCTGGGGCGCGCGATTGATCGACGACCGTCGCGTCGTCACTGCGGCCGGGCCGATGTCCTGGATCGACGTCGGCCTCTACGCCCTCAAGGCGCTCTGCGGCGCGGAGGCGGGGCGCATCGCCGCCGATTTCACGCTCGGCGACACGACGCCCGCCAAGGGCGGCCACGGCGGCGCCTATGGCCCTGCCGCGGTTTCCGGAAGCGCGGACGCCTTTTTGGCGGAGGCGGAGCGGATCGTCCGGCAGGCGGACGCGGACTTCAACGCTCAGGGTCTGGCGCGCGCGCTTTCCACCTCCGAACGCACCCTGCATCGCAGGCTCAAGCTCGCCTGTGGCGAATCGCCGAAGAGCTTCATCGATCGCGTTCGCGTCGAAACAGCGCGCACGCTGCTCGAGACCAGCGCCAAGCCGGTGAAAGAATTGGCGGCCAGCGCGGGGTTTATCGACGAGGCGAGCTTTCGCCGCGCCTTCCGTCGCTACGCCGGCATGGCGCCCTCCGCCTATCGCGTCTGGGCGCGGGCCAAAGCGCAAGACAAGGCCCAGATTTTCTCGGTCCGCAAGGAATCGGAGCTTATTCCCGAAATCCTGACGACCATCTTCGACACCTGCGTCAATGGCGTCACGCTGACCGACCCCGATCTCGAGGACGCCCCGATCGTCTACGCCAACAAGCCGTTTCAGGAGATCACCGGCTACGCGCCAAATGAAATTCTCGGCCGGAACTGTCGGTTCCTGCAGGGCGAGGATCGAGACCAGGAAGGCCTGCAGCGTCTGCGCGAAGCGATTCGCAACCGCCAGCCGGTCGAGGTCATTCTGCGCAATTATCGCAAGAGCGGCGAGTTGTTCTACAACAAACTCAACATCACGCCGCTGTTCGACGAGCAGGGAGCGCTGATTTACTTTCTCGGCGTCCAGTATGACGTGACCAAGCAAGTCACGGCGGAAAGGGAAATTGGCGATTTACGCGAACGGCTGCAGGCGATTGCCTGA
- a CDS encoding outer membrane beta-barrel protein produces MKKIALSFAALALTAGSALAADLPSRKGPPVLPPPPPPPPLWTGFYVGLNAGGTWANSNGQYLAVAPVGADATWGNAGAQQSQYLAAFSSAASASVVNSGANGGFIGGGQIGYNWQFYNSFVVGLEADIQGLAGNSGARSVTNAVSVGSFLQRRTDDGFASITSGRASLDYLGTVRGRLGWLFTPTLLVYGTGGLAYGGVNLNTATTVSAIGSSPWAVAQPVSFGGVNFSNTQVGWAAGGGLEWLFWPNWSAKVEYLYYDLGTVTQNFAIATSDPATGGSAVFGGQVRGRINGNIVRAGLNYHFNWGAPAPVVAKY; encoded by the coding sequence ATGAAAAAGATTGCGCTTTCTTTTGCCGCTTTGGCGCTGACGGCGGGCTCCGCCCTCGCCGCTGATCTTCCTTCGCGCAAGGGCCCGCCGGTCCTTCCTCCGCCGCCCCCGCCGCCCCCGCTGTGGACCGGCTTCTACGTCGGTCTGAACGCTGGCGGCACCTGGGCCAATAGCAACGGCCAGTATCTGGCGGTGGCCCCGGTCGGCGCGGATGCGACATGGGGGAACGCCGGCGCCCAGCAGAGCCAGTATCTGGCCGCTTTCTCCTCCGCGGCCTCCGCCTCGGTCGTCAACTCCGGCGCCAACGGCGGCTTCATCGGCGGTGGTCAGATCGGCTACAACTGGCAGTTCTACAACAGCTTCGTTGTGGGTCTCGAAGCCGACATCCAGGGCCTCGCCGGCAACAGCGGAGCCCGCTCGGTGACCAACGCCGTTTCGGTTGGCTCCTTCTTGCAGCGGCGCACCGACGACGGCTTCGCCTCGATCACCAGCGGGCGCGCCAGCCTCGATTACCTCGGCACGGTCCGCGGTCGCCTCGGTTGGCTCTTTACGCCGACCCTGCTTGTCTACGGCACGGGCGGTCTCGCCTATGGCGGCGTCAATCTCAACACGGCCACGACCGTTTCGGCAATTGGCTCCAGCCCTTGGGCCGTGGCTCAGCCGGTTTCGTTCGGGGGCGTGAACTTCTCGAATACGCAGGTCGGCTGGGCGGCTGGCGGCGGCCTCGAGTGGCTGTTCTGGCCGAACTGGTCCGCGAAGGTCGAATATCTTTATTACGATCTCGGCACGGTGACGCAGAACTTCGCCATCGCGACGTCGGATCCGGCCACCGGCGGCAGCGCCGTCTTCGGCGGCCAGGTTCGTGGCCGCATCAACGGCAATATCGTCCGCGCCGGCCTGAACTATCACTTCAACTGGGGCGCCCCGGCCCCGGTCGTCGCGAAATACTGA
- the amoC gene encoding bacterial ammonia monooxygenase, subunit AmoC has product MASTTSAAAGAAAEVQIVDLRGMWIGLAVLNIFYLIVRIYEQVYGWRAGLDSFAPEFQTYWMSILWTEIPLELVSGLGLAGYLWKTRDRNVDAVTPREEMRRLVVLVQWLVVYGIAIYWGASFFTEQDGTWHMTVIRDTDFTPSHIIEFYMSYPIYSVIAVGAFFYAKTRIPYFAHGYSLAFLIVAIGPFMIIPNVGLNEWGHTFWFMEELFVAPLHWGFVFFGWMALGVFGVVLQILMRVHALLGKEGVALLTE; this is encoded by the coding sequence ATGGCTTCGACGACGAGCGCAGCTGCTGGCGCAGCTGCTGAGGTACAAATAGTCGATCTTCGCGGAATGTGGATCGGCCTTGCGGTCCTCAACATCTTCTATCTGATCGTGCGCATTTACGAGCAGGTCTACGGCTGGCGCGCTGGCCTGGATTCGTTCGCGCCGGAGTTCCAGACCTACTGGATGTCGATCCTTTGGACCGAGATCCCGCTGGAGCTGGTCTCTGGTCTGGGCCTTGCGGGCTATCTCTGGAAGACCCGCGACCGCAACGTCGACGCGGTGACGCCGCGCGAAGAGATGCGCCGCCTGGTGGTTCTGGTTCAGTGGCTTGTCGTTTACGGCATCGCCATTTACTGGGGCGCGTCGTTCTTCACGGAGCAGGACGGCACCTGGCACATGACGGTGATTCGCGACACGGACTTCACGCCGTCGCACATCATCGAGTTCTACATGAGCTATCCGATCTATTCGGTGATCGCGGTTGGCGCGTTCTTCTATGCGAAGACCCGCATTCCGTATTTTGCTCATGGCTACTCGCTGGCGTTCCTGATCGTCGCCATCGGCCCGTTCATGATCATCCCGAACGTTGGCCTGAACGAGTGGGGCCACACCTTCTGGTTCATGGAAGAGCTGTTCGTCGCTCCGCTGCACTGGGGCTTCGTGTTCTTCGGCTGGATGGCTCTCGGCGTCTTCGGCGTCGTGCTGCAGATCCTGATGCGCGTTCATGCGCTGCTCGGCAAGGAAGGCGTCGCCCTTCTGACCGAGTAA
- a CDS encoding autoinducer binding domain-containing protein yields the protein MHRDDFFDLIDRLAAADRIEAASEIIRDFTGAWGLHNVAYAALNLPAPGAPRPLLSVTYSAEWQKHYAQSGYVDLDPIVRSGLGGILPIDWAQIDRSDPIIRKFFGEAQELDVGANGLSIPVRGRLGEFALFSVTSNEPDPEWRAMKDELMRDLMILAFNFHAATLRACGVADETGVHLPPREASCLRWKALGKTDDDIGRILGISSHTVRFHLESARSRLNTANTTHTVAKALALGLINMSYEPTHLFPKKRQ from the coding sequence GTGCACCGCGATGATTTTTTCGACCTGATCGATCGCCTCGCCGCTGCGGACCGGATCGAGGCTGCGTCCGAGATCATCCGAGATTTTACCGGAGCGTGGGGCTTGCATAACGTGGCCTATGCTGCGCTCAACCTGCCGGCTCCTGGCGCGCCGCGTCCGCTGTTGTCGGTGACCTATTCGGCGGAGTGGCAGAAACACTATGCCCAGAGCGGCTATGTCGACCTCGACCCGATCGTCCGCTCCGGACTGGGCGGGATCCTGCCGATCGACTGGGCGCAGATCGACCGCAGCGACCCGATCATCCGCAAATTCTTCGGCGAGGCCCAGGAACTCGATGTCGGCGCGAATGGCCTCTCCATTCCGGTGCGTGGCCGCCTGGGCGAATTTGCGCTTTTTTCCGTCACCAGCAACGAACCGGATCCCGAATGGCGCGCCATGAAGGACGAATTAATGCGGGACCTGATGATTCTCGCATTCAATTTCCACGCGGCGACCTTGCGCGCGTGCGGCGTCGCGGATGAGACAGGCGTCCATCTTCCCCCCCGCGAGGCCAGTTGCCTGCGATGGAAAGCGCTGGGCAAGACGGACGACGACATCGGTCGGATTCTCGGAATCAGCTCGCACACTGTCCGATTCCACCTGGAATCCGCGCGTTCGAGGTTGAACACCGCCAATACGACGCACACGGTCGCCAAGGCTCTCGCGCTCGGCTTGATCAACATGTCCTACGAGCCGACGCATCTCTTCCCCAAAAAACGCCAGTAA
- a CDS encoding DUF202 domain-containing protein, producing the protein MIRDYVNIAANERTFLAWIRTGVAVIALGFVIERFNLFLLAMAGEAGESALFRLHRLASPTGRYGGMALVGAGVVLIMVATIRFLHTARLLEDDGAHTPGATRVTLIALSALVLGVAGFSAYLAVG; encoded by the coding sequence ATGATTCGCGACTACGTCAATATCGCCGCTAATGAACGGACTTTTCTGGCTTGGATTCGGACCGGCGTCGCCGTCATCGCGCTGGGATTCGTCATCGAACGGTTCAATCTGTTCCTGCTCGCCATGGCCGGAGAGGCCGGAGAGTCGGCCCTGTTCAGGCTGCACCGCCTCGCGAGCCCGACCGGCCGCTACGGCGGCATGGCGCTGGTCGGCGCCGGCGTCGTGCTGATCATGGTGGCGACGATCCGCTTTCTCCACACGGCCCGTCTGCTCGAGGACGATGGCGCGCATACGCCGGGGGCGACGCGCGTCACGCTCATCGCGCTGTCGGCGCTGGTGCTCGGCGTCGCGGGGTTCAGCGCCTATCTCGCGGTCGGCTGA
- a CDS encoding acyl-homoserine-lactone synthase, with amino-acid sequence MIKMIPGEWRDRYPRLIDEMHRLRRSVFHERLKWQVSVINRWEIDGYDALDPLYVLSLDEQEHVIGGLRLLPTTGFNMLNDTFPELLPDGARIASPLIWESSRFTVRMTGDTRVDVPTISRATAELGLALNEIGKAASLSHIVTVYDRVMHRMLMRCGCAGDPLGPPQMIGGVETYAVLYEVGPGWDARVRNLAGVANVALEPDAIGAMRARLLAS; translated from the coding sequence ATGATTAAAATGATACCGGGCGAATGGCGCGACCGCTATCCGAGGCTCATCGACGAAATGCACCGGCTGCGCCGCAGCGTATTCCACGAGCGGTTGAAATGGCAGGTGAGCGTCATCAACCGGTGGGAGATCGACGGCTATGACGCGCTCGATCCGCTCTATGTCCTGTCGCTCGACGAACAGGAGCATGTGATTGGCGGACTTCGGCTGCTGCCGACCACTGGCTTCAACATGCTCAACGACACGTTTCCGGAGCTTTTGCCGGACGGCGCGCGAATCGCGAGCCCGCTGATCTGGGAATCGAGCCGTTTCACGGTGCGCATGACGGGCGACACGCGGGTGGATGTCCCGACGATCAGCCGCGCCACGGCCGAACTGGGGCTGGCGCTCAACGAAATCGGCAAGGCCGCGTCGCTTTCGCATATCGTCACGGTTTATGACCGCGTCATGCACCGGATGCTGATGCGTTGCGGTTGCGCGGGCGATCCGCTCGGTCCGCCGCAGATGATCGGCGGCGTCGAAACCTATGCCGTTCTTTATGAAGTTGGCCCTGGGTGGGACGCGCGCGTGCGCAACCTCGCCGGAGTAGCGAATGTCGCGCTGGAGCCGGACGCCATCGGCGCGATGCGGGCGCGGCTGCTGGCCTCGTGA
- a CDS encoding DUF1269 domain-containing protein translates to MNDLLVIAFSSEQKAEEVRQKLFQMQKEYLIELGDAVVAVKDPEGHIKLNQLFNTTAIGGVSGMFWGALIGLIFMMPLAGAALGAASGAVSGALTDFGIDDKFMKDVAEAVPPGGAALFVLVRKMTTDKVLEGLRGVGGTVLRTSFDKSKDEAIRAALAAQTPTS, encoded by the coding sequence ATGAATGATCTTCTCGTCATCGCCTTTTCCTCGGAGCAAAAGGCCGAGGAAGTGCGGCAGAAACTGTTTCAGATGCAGAAGGAATATTTGATCGAACTGGGCGACGCGGTGGTCGCGGTCAAAGACCCCGAGGGTCACATCAAGCTCAATCAGCTCTTCAATACGACCGCCATCGGCGGCGTCTCCGGCATGTTCTGGGGCGCTTTGATCGGCCTGATCTTCATGATGCCGCTCGCAGGCGCGGCGCTGGGCGCGGCCTCGGGGGCCGTCTCCGGTGCGCTGACAGATTTCGGCATCGACGACAAATTCATGAAGGACGTCGCCGAAGCCGTGCCGCCGGGCGGCGCCGCGCTCTTCGTGCTCGTGCGCAAGATGACGACAGACAAGGTGCTCGAAGGCCTGCGCGGCGTCGGCGGCACGGTTCTGCGCACCTCCTTCGACAAATCCAAGGACGAAGCCATTCGCGCGGCGCTCGCGGCCCAAACGCCGACGAGCTGA
- a CDS encoding outer membrane beta-barrel protein: protein MKKIALSVAALALSAGAALAADLPYRKGPPVLPPPPPPPPMWTGFYVGLNAGGTWANSNQQVVAVGPVGAGPFWSPGILNLEQANYLGAFTLAASGSGFNSGNNGGFIGGGQIGYNWQFYNSFVVGLEADIQGIAGTNASRTFATGAAVPGVVGTALGDSFAGIHSVRGSLDYLGTVRGRLGWLFTPTLLVYGTGGLAYGGVTLNYASSVVPGGITGLFMGPSFGGVNFSNTQVGWTAGGGLEWMFWPNWSAKVEYLYYDLGTVRQNFALGSTDSTLQALGFAVPADSAIFGGQVRARINGNIVRAGVNYHFNWGAPAPVVAKY from the coding sequence ATGAAGAAAATCGCTCTTTCCGTCGCCGCGCTCGCGCTGTCCGCTGGGGCCGCGCTTGCCGCCGATCTTCCCTACCGCAAGGGCCCGCCGGTCCTGCCGCCGCCGCCGCCGCCGCCGCCCATGTGGACCGGCTTCTACGTCGGTCTGAACGCTGGCGGCACCTGGGCCAACAGCAACCAGCAGGTCGTGGCCGTCGGCCCGGTCGGCGCCGGTCCGTTCTGGTCGCCCGGCATCCTGAACCTCGAGCAGGCCAACTATCTCGGCGCCTTCACCCTGGCGGCCTCCGGCTCCGGCTTCAACTCCGGCAACAACGGCGGCTTCATCGGCGGCGGCCAGATCGGCTACAACTGGCAGTTCTACAACAGCTTCGTTGTGGGCCTCGAGGCCGACATCCAGGGCATCGCCGGCACCAACGCCTCGCGCACCTTCGCGACCGGCGCCGCGGTTCCTGGCGTGGTCGGCACGGCCCTCGGCGACAGCTTCGCGGGCATTCACTCGGTGCGCGGCAGCCTCGACTATCTGGGCACGGTGCGCGGCCGCCTCGGCTGGCTGTTCACGCCCACCCTGCTGGTCTACGGCACGGGCGGTCTCGCTTACGGCGGCGTGACGCTGAACTATGCGTCGTCGGTCGTTCCGGGCGGCATCACCGGCCTGTTCATGGGCCCGAGCTTCGGCGGCGTGAACTTCTCCAATACGCAGGTCGGCTGGACGGCCGGCGGCGGTCTCGAGTGGATGTTCTGGCCGAACTGGTCCGCCAAGGTCGAGTATCTGTATTATGACCTCGGCACCGTGCGCCAGAACTTCGCGCTGGGCTCGACCGACAGCACGCTGCAGGCTCTCGGCTTCGCCGTTCCCGCCGACTCGGCGATCTTCGGCGGCCAGGTTCGCGCCCGCATCAACGGCAATATCGTTCGCGCCGGCGTGAACTATCACTTCAACTGGGGCGCTCCCGCTCCGGTCGTCGCGAAGTATTGA
- the ftsH gene encoding ATP-dependent zinc metalloprotease FtsH, giving the protein MKANWKKYLPWVVFVAVAVVLFAMFQHQQSRTPAREITFSELLVQIDEGRVHDVTIAGNEITGHFNDNRSFTTYAPNDPSLVQKLEAKKVQISARPGGENPGWLSTLLVNGLPLLLFIGVWIYMARQMQGGAGGRAMGFGKSKAKLLTEMAGKVTFEDVAGVDEAKEDLQEIVEFLRDPGKFQRLGGRIPRGVLLVGPPGTGKTLLARAIAGEAGVPFFSISGSDFVEMFVGVGASRVRDMFDQAKKNAPCIIFVDEIDAVGRHRGAGLGGGNDEREQTLNQLLVEMDGFEANEGIILIAATNRPDVLDPALMRPGRFDRQIQVPNPDFIGREKILKVHARKVPLAPDVDLKVVARGTPGFSGADLMNLVNEAALLAARRSKRIVTNQEFEDARDKIMMGAERRTLSMTEEEKKLTAYHEGGHALVQLTVPGAMPIHKATIIPRGRALGMVQGLPERDQVSQTYEQLTAMLAIAMGGRVAEELIFGHDKVTSGAASDIQQCTRVARAMITQLGFSDKLGTVAYAEPQQEQFLGYSLGRQQTLSEATQQTIDAEVRRLVQEAYDKARQILTEKRAQLDTLANGLLEFETLTGEEMRGLLQGKRPVREDTSATTPQPPRGSAVPTTGHKPEPDVGDGVAPQPV; this is encoded by the coding sequence ATGAAGGCGAATTGGAAGAAATATTTGCCTTGGGTCGTCTTCGTCGCCGTCGCGGTGGTTCTGTTTGCGATGTTCCAGCATCAGCAGTCCCGCACGCCAGCGCGCGAAATCACCTTCAGCGAGCTGCTGGTGCAGATCGATGAAGGCCGCGTGCATGACGTCACGATCGCGGGCAATGAAATCACCGGACACTTCAACGACAACCGCTCGTTCACGACCTATGCGCCCAACGATCCGTCGCTGGTGCAGAAGCTCGAGGCGAAGAAGGTGCAGATCAGCGCGCGGCCGGGCGGCGAGAATCCGGGCTGGCTGTCGACTCTGCTCGTGAACGGTCTGCCGCTGCTGCTGTTCATCGGCGTCTGGATCTATATGGCGCGTCAAATGCAGGGCGGGGCCGGCGGCCGCGCCATGGGCTTTGGCAAGTCGAAGGCGAAGCTTCTCACCGAAATGGCGGGGAAGGTCACCTTCGAGGACGTTGCGGGGGTTGACGAGGCGAAGGAGGATTTGCAGGAGATCGTGGAGTTTTTGCGCGATCCGGGCAAGTTCCAGCGTTTGGGCGGTCGGATTCCGCGCGGCGTGCTGCTGGTCGGCCCGCCCGGCACGGGTAAGACGCTGCTGGCGCGCGCCATCGCCGGCGAAGCGGGCGTGCCGTTCTTCTCGATCTCGGGTTCGGACTTCGTGGAAATGTTCGTGGGCGTCGGCGCGAGCCGCGTGCGCGACATGTTCGACCAGGCCAAGAAGAACGCGCCCTGCATCATCTTCGTCGACGAGATCGACGCGGTGGGCCGTCACCGCGGCGCCGGTCTCGGCGGCGGCAACGACGAGCGCGAGCAGACCTTGAACCAGCTGCTCGTCGAGATGGACGGCTTCGAGGCGAATGAAGGCATCATCCTCATCGCCGCGACCAACCGTCCGGACGTGCTCGATCCGGCGCTGATGCGGCCGGGCCGCTTCGACCGCCAGATCCAGGTGCCGAACCCGGACTTCATCGGCCGCGAGAAGATCCTGAAGGTGCACGCCCGCAAGGTGCCGCTGGCGCCGGACGTGGACTTGAAGGTCGTGGCGCGCGGCACGCCGGGCTTCTCGGGCGCGGATCTGATGAACCTCGTCAACGAGGCGGCGCTGCTGGCGGCGCGGCGCTCGAAGCGGATCGTGACGAACCAGGAGTTCGAGGACGCCCGCGACAAGATCATGATGGGCGCGGAACGCCGCACGCTCAGCATGACCGAGGAGGAGAAGAAGCTCACGGCCTATCACGAGGGCGGGCACGCGCTGGTGCAGCTCACCGTGCCGGGGGCGATGCCGATCCACAAGGCGACGATCATCCCGCGCGGCCGCGCGCTGGGCATGGTGCAGGGCCTTCCGGAGCGCGATCAGGTGTCGCAGACCTATGAGCAGCTCACCGCGATGCTGGCGATCGCCATGGGCGGCCGCGTGGCGGAGGAGCTGATCTTCGGCCACGACAAGGTGACGTCTGGGGCGGCCTCCGACATCCAGCAGTGCACGCGGGTGGCGCGGGCGATGATCACGCAGCTTGGCTTCTCGGACAAGCTCGGGACCGTGGCCTACGCCGAACCGCAGCAGGAGCAGTTCCTCGGCTATTCGCTCGGCCGCCAGCAGACCCTCTCGGAGGCGACGCAGCAGACGATCGACGCGGAGGTGCGGCGTCTGGTTCAGGAGGCCTATGACAAGGCCAGGCAAATCCTGACCGAGAAGCGGGCGCAGCTCGACACGCTGGCCAATGGCCTGCTGGAGTTCGAGACCCTGACCGGCGAGGAGATGCGCGGGCTGCTGCAGGGCAAGCGCCCCGTGCGCGAGGACACCAGCGCCACGACCCCGCAGCCGCCGCGCGGCTCCGCGGTGCCGACCACCGGACACAAGCCAGAGCCCGATGTCGGCGACGGGGTCGCGCCCCAGCCCGTCTAA